The following are from one region of the Sorghum bicolor cultivar BTx623 chromosome 2, Sorghum_bicolor_NCBIv3, whole genome shotgun sequence genome:
- the LOC8063634 gene encoding protein NUCLEAR FUSION DEFECTIVE 4 translates to MVFDASGSSSPATAPPPSGNPLGVILTRRFARQVLLGRWFTVFASLLIMAASGATYIFGSYSGTLKSSLGYDQRTLNTVSFFKDLGANLGVFSGLINEVTPPWVVLAMGAGMNLFGYLMVYLAVSGRTSRPPLWLVCLYFFVGSNSQSFANTGALVTCVKNFPESRGVVLGILKGFVGLSGAVYTQLYQALYGGDDAESLILLIAWLPAAVSVVFVHTIRYMPYPPRRRRRRGGGGGGGQETSSDPFFCFLYLSIALACFLLVMIVVQHQVPFSRDAFGVAATPLLILLLMPLCVVVKQEYKIYRERQLDAADPTPPTITVDDGGAGTAPPPPPPSSSSSVLQMSAAATDDTTTTTTKKTEQPSSSSSCLGSLGKCVRTMFRPPPRGEDYTILQALVSVDMLVLFVATICGVGGTLTAIDNMGQIGESLGYPSKSINTFVSLISIWNYAGRVTAGYASEAVLVRYRVPRPVLLTAVLLLACAGHVVIALGVGNGLYAASVVIGFCFGAQWPLVFAIISEVFGLKYYSTLYNFGGMASPVGSYILNVRVAGRLYDAAAARQRNGAGGGGKHDKLCLGVECYKRSFLIITAATVAGAAVSLVLVWRTWRFYRGDIYARFRDGDGGEGEGTGKDGRLPVDRRGVGEEEEEEEEEREKAANGRKG, encoded by the coding sequence ATGGTGTTCGACGCGAGCGGCAGCAGCTCGCCAgcgacggcgccgccgccgtcggggaACCCTCTGGGCGTGATCCTGACGCGGCGGTTCGCGCGGCAGGTGCTCCTGGGCCGGTGGTTCACGGTGTTCGCGAGCCTGCTCATCATGGCGGCCTCCGGCGCGACGTACATCTTCGGGAGCTACTCCGGCACGCTCAAGTCGTCGCTCGGGTACGACCAGCGCACGCTCAACACGGTCTCCTTCTTCAAGGACCTCGGCGCCAACCTGGGCGTCTTCTCGGGCCTCATCAACGAGGTGACGCCGCCGTGGGTGGTGCTGGCCATGGGCGCCGGCATGAACCTCTTCGGCTACCTCATGGTGTACCTCGCCGTGTCGGGCCGCACGTCGCGCCCGCCGCTGTGGCTGGTGTGCCTCTACTTCTTCGTCGGCTCCAACTCGCAGTCGTTCGCCAACACGGGCGCGCTGGTCACCTGCGTCAAGAACTTCCCGGAGAGCCGCGGCGTGGTGCTGGGCATCCTCAAGGGCTTCGTCGGCCTCAGCGGCGCCGTGTACACGCAGCTGTACCAGGCGCTCTACGGCGGCGACGACGCCGAGTCGCTGATCCTCCTCATCGCGTGGCTCCCCGCCGCGGTCTCCGTCGTGTTCGTCCACACCATCCGGTACATGCCGTAccctccgcggcggcggcggcggcgcggcggcggcggcggaggagggcaGGAGACGAGCTCCGACCCGTTCTTCTGCTTCCTCTACCTGTCCATCGCGCTGGCGTGCTTCCTCCTCGTCATGATCGTGGTGCAGCATCAGGTCCCCTTCTCCCGCGACGCGTTCGGCGTCGCCGCCACGCCGCTGCTCATCCTCCTCCTCATGCCCCTCTGCGTCGTCGTCAAGCAGGAGTACAAGATCTACCGCGAGCGCCAGCTCGACGCCGCCGACCCCACGCCGCCCaccatcaccgtcgacgacggtGGTGCCGGTActgctcctcctccaccaccaccatcatcatcatccagcGTCCTCCAGATGTCAGCAGCAGCAACGGacgacaccaccaccaccaccaccaagaaAACAGAGCAgccgtcctcgtcgtcgtcttgCCTGGGGTCGTTGGGCAAGTGCGTGCGGACCATGTTCCGTCCACCACCTCGCGGCGAGGACTACACGATCCTACAAGCACTAGTGAGCGTAGACATGCTCGTCCTGTTCGTGGCGACCATCTGCGGCGTGGGCGGCACACTAACGGCGATCGACAACATGGGGCAGATCGGGGAGTCGCTGGGCTACCCATCCAAGAGCATCAACACCTTCGTCTCCCTCATCAGCATCTGGAACTACGCCGGCCGCGTGACCGCCGGCTACGCCTCGGAGGCCGTGCTGGTCCGGTACCGCGTGCCACGCCCGGTGCTCCTGACGGCGGTGCTCCTGCTGGCGTGCGCGGGGCACGTGGTGATCGCCCTGGGCGTCGGCAACGGGCTGTACGCGGCGTCGGTGGTCATCGGGTTCTGCTTCGGCGCGCAGTGGCCGCTCGTGTTCGCCATCATCTCCGAGGTGTTCGGGCTCAAGTACTACTCCACGCTCTACAACTTCGGCGGCATGGCCAGCCCCGTCGGGTCGTACATCCTCAACGTGCGCGTCGCCGGGAGGCTctacgacgccgccgccgcgcggcaGCGTAACGGCGCCGGTGGAGGAGGGAAGCACGACAAGCTGTGCCTCGGGGTGGAGTGCTATAAGAGGTCCTTCTTGATCATCACGGCGGCGACGGTGGCCGGCGCGGCCGTGTCGCTGGTGCTGGTGTGGCGGACGTGGAGGTTCTACAGGGGCGACATCTACGCGAGGTTCCgggacggcgacggcggcgagggcgagggcacGGGAAAGGACGGGCGGCTGCCGGTGGACCGGCGGGGGgtgggagaggaggaggaggaggaggaggaggagagggagaaggCGGCCAATGGCAGGAAGGGGTGA